One Candidatus Nitronauta litoralis genomic window, AACCTCAACAGTATCGAAAACCTGTTTTAAAACATCATCCGCGGTCAGGTTTTCGGCTTCGGCTTCATAAGATAAAATCAAACGATGCCTCAAAACATCCAGGGCTATGGATTTGATATCTTGTGGGACGACATATCCTCGGGTTTGCATAAAGGCATAGGCCTTGGCAACCCGGTTTAAGAAAATCGATGCTCTTGGTGAGGCTCCAAATTGAATCAATGGTGCCAGGGATTTCAAGCCATGTGAGGACGGATCTCGGGTTGCGGTTACCAAGTTTACAATATAATCCTGTAAATTTTCATCGATGTAAATCGTATCGATAACCTCGCGGGCCTTCACAACTTGTTCGGGGTGGACAACCGCTTTGACACGCGGCCTGTGATTTGAGGAATTCCCCATCCGCTGCAAAATTTTCTTTTCTTCTTCCTTGGTTGGATAACCGATTTTGAGTTTAAACATGAAACGGTCTACCTGAGCCTCAGGTAAGGGATAGGTTCCTTCCTGTTCAATCGGGTTTTGTGTCGCCAGAACCATAAATGGTGATTCCAGGGCAAAAGTTTCGCCACCTATGGTGATTTGTCTTTCTTCCATAGCTTCGAGAAGGGCACTCTGCACCTTCGCTGGTGCTCGATTGATCTCGTCTGCCAAAATTATGTTGGCAAATACAGGTCCCTTTTTAATCACGAATTCTTCTGTACGTGGCTGGTATATCTGGGTCCCGATTAAATCGGCAGGAAGAAGGTCCGGAGTGAATTGAATGCGTTTAAACGAGGCGTGGATAGTATCTGCCAGAGTCTTTACGGCGGTAGTTTTTGCAAGACCCGGTACACCTTCTACCAGGACATGCTCTCCAGTCAACAGGCTTAGCACAAGCCGTTCGATCAGATAGCGTTGGCCGACCACCACACGCTCCATCTCGTGAAATATCTCTTGAATAAATCCGCTCTGTTCGCGGACCTGCTGGGTCAAAACTTCAATTTCCTGGGTCATTTGAAGGGTCTCGGGAATAATTTAGGGACTAATAGAGCCTTGGAATAAGTCAATTGCTGTTTTTCGTAATGGGTCTAAATGGTCCTGTCTATAAATCAGGACAGGAAAAGGCCAAACCAGGTTGCATTCTGAACTTTAAATATATCAATTCCTAGCCTTAAGTCTCAAGTAGTGGTTGAACCAGGTAAAAATTATAAAATTTTTGGCACCGGATTACCGGGATAAGGGAACACCCCTTAAAATTAAACCTTTACAAAATACGACGATTTCCTAAAATACACCAGTTACACGCCCGAAATTCATTTAGTGGGCCCCGGCCAACCCTGTTTTTACTTTGCTGCAGGCATTCATATGTTCTAAATTTAGCAACAGTCTTTAGCAAAGAACAAAACCGTAGTTGTGAAACTCATCCTGAAACATCAAAATCTTTAAGAAAGCTAGTTGCCATCATGACTGAAGCCAGTGCAGAAACAATTATTGAACAATCCCTGAATATTGAAAACCAGGAACTGGATTTACGCGAAAAAGAAATTGATGATGCTACGCTCGCAGAAATCCTCAAAAACGAAAAGTTAAATGGAGTTACTGCGCTCTTCCTCGAATTCAATGAAATCGGGGATGAAGGAGTTCACGCTCTGGTTGATAGTGAACATGCCAAACACGTTACTGTAATCAATCTCTTTAAAAATGAGGTTACAGATGCGGGTGTTAAGGCAATTGCAGGATCGAAAAAGTTTTTGGATCTTTCAGAACTGGTGCTGAGCGACAATCAGGTGACCGCAGAGGGAGCTAAAGCTATTGCAGAGTCGCCCATTATGGGAAATCTTGTCTCACTCTGGTTGGGCGACTCACTGGAAGATGAAGGAACAAAGTATATAGCTGAATCCGAGATTCTCACTCGATTGAATTTGTTGTCCCTTTACCGGAATAATATTTCGGATGAGGGAGCTAAAGCGATTGCCCGATCCAAAAATCTTTCAAAACTGACGGAGCTTAATCTTAACTGGAATTACATCGAAACAGCTGGCCTGATAGAACTGGCTAATTCCGAGACGCTCCAGAACCTGGAACAATTTACTCTCACTTACAACCCGATTGGCAATCGTGGTGCAGAAGCATTGGCAAAATCTGAGGTTTTAAAAAATTTGACGTTACTGGACCTTTACGAATGTGGAATTACAGATGAAGGAGCCAAGGCACTCGCAAATTCTCCATATCTAAAAAATCTGGAATCCCTGGTTCTCATTCATAATGACATTAGTCTGGAAACCCAGGAATTGATCAAAAACTCCGAGAATCTCCCCAAACTAAAGCAAGCAGTATTTAAGATGGGTGGGGTGGAAGATTAACTCCATTCTGATTTCCCTTTCGATTTCATTCCACAAGCCCCACCATTGCAGTTAACATATTGGTCCCTGCCATTCAGGACAATAAAGAAACGCTAGAGGATTAA contains:
- a CDS encoding MoxR family ATPase; protein product: MTQEIEVLTQQVREQSGFIQEIFHEMERVVVGQRYLIERLVLSLLTGEHVLVEGVPGLAKTTAVKTLADTIHASFKRIQFTPDLLPADLIGTQIYQPRTEEFVIKKGPVFANIILADEINRAPAKVQSALLEAMEERQITIGGETFALESPFMVLATQNPIEQEGTYPLPEAQVDRFMFKLKIGYPTKEEEKKILQRMGNSSNHRPRVKAVVHPEQVVKAREVIDTIYIDENLQDYIVNLVTATRDPSSHGLKSLAPLIQFGASPRASIFLNRVAKAYAFMQTRGYVVPQDIKSIALDVLRHRLILSYEAEAENLTADDVLKQVFDTVEVP